A window from Hoeflea sp. IMCC20628 encodes these proteins:
- a CDS encoding NUDIX hydrolase: MSTEKHFDRLVPAGDTHARDVCQTCGFVDYQNPRIVVGSVVRHEGKVLLCRRAIEPRRGFWTVPAGYLELNETPEDGARREAREEALANLKLGELLAIYSVPRLSQVQLIWRAELIDPGAGAALFGIGEESLEVELFDWDKLPMDEIAFPTVHWMLGHEREVMARGYSGPFGNAG; this comes from the coding sequence ATGAGCACCGAGAAACACTTCGACCGTCTGGTTCCCGCTGGCGACACCCATGCACGCGATGTCTGCCAGACATGCGGCTTCGTCGATTACCAGAACCCGCGCATTGTCGTCGGATCGGTGGTCCGGCACGAGGGCAAGGTCTTGTTGTGCCGCCGCGCCATCGAGCCGCGCCGCGGCTTCTGGACCGTGCCGGCAGGCTATCTTGAACTTAATGAAACACCCGAGGATGGCGCCCGCCGCGAGGCGCGCGAAGAGGCGCTGGCCAATCTCAAGCTCGGCGAATTGCTGGCCATCTATTCCGTCCCGCGCCTGAGCCAGGTGCAACTGATCTGGCGCGCTGAACTGATTGATCCGGGTGCGGGTGCTGCCTTGTTCGGCATTGGCGAGGAAAGCCTGGAAGTTGAGCTGTTCGACTGGGACAAGCTGCCGATGGACGAGATCGCCTTTCCGACGGTGCACTGGATGCTCGGCCACGAGCGCGAGGTGATGGCGCGGGGTTATTCCGGGCCGTTCGGGAATGCGGGTTAA